Proteins encoded together in one Camelina sativa cultivar DH55 chromosome 9, Cs, whole genome shotgun sequence window:
- the LOC104711429 gene encoding probable pectinesterase/pectinesterase inhibitor 34 → MGYERLGPSGATGSVTKSTTTTTAPILNQVATSSQPENNHRRSKKKLVVSSIVLAIALILAAGIFAGVRSRLKLNQSVPGLARKPSQAISKACGLTRFPELCVDSLLDFPGSLDASSSKDLIHVTVNMTLHHFSHALYSSSSFSFVDMPPRARSAYDACVELLDDSVDALSRALSSVASSSAKSQDVTTWLSAALTNHDTCTEGFEDVDDGKVKDQMTAALKNLSELVSNCLAIFSASHEGDDFAGVPIQNRRLLGAVEEEEKDEKFPRWMKRREREILEMPVSQIQADIIVSKDGNGTCKTISEAIKKAPQNSTRRTIIYVKAGRYEENNLKVGRKKINLMFVGDGKGKTVISGGKSIFDNITTFHTASFAATGAGFIARDITFENWAGPAKHQAVALRIGADHAVIYRCNIIGYQDTLYVHSNRQFFRECDIYGTVDFIFGNAAVVLQNCSIYARKPMDLQKNTITAQNRKDPNQNTGISIHASRVLATSDLQTTNGSIQTFLGRPWKLFSRTVYMMSYIGGHVHTRGWLEWNTTFALDTLYYGEYMNSGPGSGLGQRVKWPGYRVINSTAEANRFTVAEFIYGSSWLPSTGVSFLAGLNI, encoded by the exons atgggaTACGAAAGGCTCGGACCATCCGGAGCAACTGGTTCGGTCACGAAatccactactactactacagcTCCGATCTTAAACCAAGTTGCCACGTCATCACAACCGGAGAACAACCATcggagaagcaagaagaagctTGTAGTGTCATCAATCGTCTTAGCCATCGCACTCATCCTCGCCGCCGGGATATTCGCCGGAGTAAGATCACGTCTCAAACTAAACCAATCCGTCCCAGGCCTAGCTCGTAAACCAAGCCAAGCTATCTCTAAAGCTTGTGGGTTAACTCGTTTCCCCGAGTTATGCGTTGACTCACTCTTGGACTTCCCTGGCTCACTCGACGCTTCCTCCTCCAAAGATCTAATCCACGTGACGGTGAACATGACGCTTCACCACTTCAGCCACGCTCTCTActcatcctcctccttctccttcgtCGACATGCCGCCACGTGCTCGCTCAGCTTACGATGCTTGCGTCGAGCTGCTAGACGATTCAGTCGACGCGCTATCACGCGCGCTTTCCTCAGTCGCATCATCCTCAGCGAAGTCGCAAGACGTTACAACGTGGCTTAGCGCGGCTCTGACGAACCACGACACGTGCACAGAAGGTTTCGAAGACGTCGACGACGGTAAAGTGAAGGATCAGATGACGGCGGCGTTAAAGAATCTCTCGGAGCTAGTTAGCAACTGTCTCGCGATATTCTCGGCGAGTCACGAAGGAGACGATTTCGCCGGAGTGCCGATACAGAACAGGAGGCTGTTGGgagcggtggaggaggaggaaaaggACGAGAAGTTCCCGAGAtggatgaagagaagagagcgtGAGATATTGGAAATGCCGGTATCTCAGATACAAGCTGATATTATCGTCTCGAAAGACGGTAACGGCACGTGCAAAACCATATCGGAAGCTATCAAGAAAGCTCCTCAGAACAGTACTCGCCGGACTATCATCTACGTCAAGGCCGGAAG atatgaagaGAACAACCTCAAGGTCGGTAGGAAAAAGATAAATCTGATGTTCGTTGGAGATGGGAAGGGTAAAACTGTCATTTCAGGAGGGAAAAGCATATTTGACAACATTACTACTTTCCACACGGCGTCGTTTG ctgCGACGGGAGCTGGATTTATTGCAAGGGACATCACATTCGAAAATTGGGCCGGTCCAGCAAAGCACCAAGCCGTGGCTCTCCGCATTGGAGCTGATCACGCGGTGATCTACCGATGCAATATAATCGGTTACCAAGACACACTTTACGTCCATTCAAACCGCCAATTCTTTCGTGAATGCGATATCTACGGTACTGTCGATTTTATCTTCGGGAATGCAGCTGTGGTGCTTCAAAACTGTAGCATCTACGCACGTAAACCCATGGATCTTCAGAAAAACACAATCACGGCTCAAAACAGAAAAGACCCGAACCAAAACACGGGAATATCGATACATGCGTCAAGGGTTTTAGCCACATCCGATCTCCAAACGACAAACGGTAGTATCCAAACATTTCTAGGCCGACCGTGGAAGCTATTCTCTAGGACGGTGTATATGATGTCGTATATCGGTGGTCATGTACACACGAGAGGTTGGCTCGAGTGGAACACAACATTTGCTTTAGATACGTTATACTACGGAGAGTATATGAACAGTGGACCGGGGTCAGGTCTCGGGCAACGAGTGAAGTGGCCTGGGTATCGAGTCATCAATTCAACTGCCGAGGCAAACCGGTTCACGGTGGCAGAATTTATATACGGTTCGTCGTGGTTGCCTTCGACCGGAGTTTCGTTCTTGGCCGGATTAAACATATAG